One genomic region from Balaenoptera acutorostrata chromosome 1, mBalAcu1.1, whole genome shotgun sequence encodes:
- the POU3F1 gene encoding POU domain, class 3, transcription factor 1, with product MATTAQYLPRGPGGGAGGTGPLMHPDAAAAAAAAAAAERLHAGAAYREVQKLMHHEWLGAGAGHPVGLAHPQWLPTGGGGGGDWAGGPHLEHGKAGGGSAGRADDGGGGGGFHARLVHQGAAHAGAAWAQGGTAHHLGPAMSPSPAAGGGHQPQPLGLYAQAAYPGGGGSGLAGMLAAGGGGAGPGLHHALHEDGHEAQLEPSPPPHLGAHGHAHGHAHAGGLHAAAAHLHPGAGGGGSSVGEHSDEDAPSSDDLEQFAKQFKQRRIKLGFTQADVGLALGTLYGNVFSQTTICRFEALQLSFKNMCKLKPLLNKWLEETDSSSGSPTNLDKIAAQGRKRKKRTSIEVGVKGALESHFLKCPKPSAHEITGLADSLQLEKEVVRVWFCNRRQKEKRMTPAAGAGHPPMDDVYAPGELGPGGGGASPPSAPPPAALHHHHHTLPGSVQ from the coding sequence aTGGCCACCACCGCGCAGTACTTGCCGCGGGGCCCCGGCGGCGGAGCCGGGGGCACGGGACCGCTTATGCATCCGGATGccgcggcggcagcggcagcggcggcggcagccgAGCGGCTGCACGCGGGGGCCGCGTACCGCGAAGTGCAGAAGCTGATGCACCACGAGTGGCTGGGCGCGGGCGCGGGCCACCCCGTGGGCCTAGCGCACCCGCAGTGGCTACCCacgggaggaggcggcggcggcgactgGGCCGGCGGCCCGCACCTGGAACACGGCAAGGCGGGCGGCGGCAGCGCCGGCCGAGCCGACgacggtggcggcggcggcggtttCCACGCGCGCCTGGTGCACCAGGGGGCGGCCCACGCGGGCGCGGCATGGGCGCAGGGCGGCACGGCACACCACTTGGGCCCGGCCATGTCGCCGTCGCCGGCGGCCGGCGGGGGCCACCAGCCCCAACCGCTCGGGCTGTACGCGCAGGCGGCCTACCCGGGGGGCGGCGGCAGCGGCCTGGCCGGAATGctggcggcgggcggcggcggcgcggggccgGGCCTGCACCACGCGCTGCACGAGGACGGCCACGAGGCTCAGCTGGAGCCGTCGCCTCCGCCGCACCTGGGCGCCCACGGACACGCACACGGACATGCACACGCCGGCGGCTTGCACGCGGCAGCGGCGCACCTGCACCCGGGCGCGGGCGGCGGTGGCTCGTCGGTGGGCGAGCACTCGGACGAGGACGCGCCCAGCTCGGACGACCTGGAGCAGTTTGCCAAGCAGTTCAAGCAGCGGCGCATCAAGCTGGGCTTCACGCAGGCCGACGTGGGGCTGGCGCTGGGCACGCTGTACGGTAACGTGTTCTCGCAGACCACCATCTGCCGCTTCGAGGCCCTGCAGCTGAGCTTCAAAAACATGTGCAAGCTCAAGCCGCTGCTCAACAAGTGGCTGGAGGAGACCGACTCGTCCAGCGGCAGCCCCACCAACCTGGACAAGATCGCGGCGCAGGGCCGCAAGCGCAAGAAGCGCACGTCCATCGAGGTGGGGGTCAAAGGCGCGCTCGAGAGCCACTTTCTCAAGTGCCCCAAGCCCTCGGCGCACGAGATCACAGGCTTGGCCGACAGCCTGCAGCTGGAGAAGGAGGTGGTGCGCGTCTGGTTCTGCAACCGGCGGCAGAAGGAGAAGCGCATGACCCCGGCGGCCGGCGCCGGCCACCCGCCCATGGACGACGTGTACGCACCCGGCGAGCTGGGGCCGGGCGGGGGCGGTGCGTCGCCGCCCTCGGCGCCCCCGCCGGCCGCgctgcaccaccaccaccacacactgCCCGGCTCCGTGCAGTGA